One region of Skermanella mucosa genomic DNA includes:
- a CDS encoding Hpt domain-containing protein: MSVNLDADDLADQLRVEFKDDAQDRLDIVYQTLDKRANSLLADEEALMILRREASKLRGIGASCGFPLVNLIAHRLETYLGGNLTRLNERQIEDVTRFADRLAQAVDREELPDVATTNQIIRTLPVRYEFDITDIEVHDVEIMLVTPSKVVSKLVSTEMAACGFRTVIVRDPIESIALAVRMPPDMIIASAVMDGLGGLDLLRGLRAMSPTRDMPMALLTSLETGIKDVPEGIAVIRVGTHFGDDFAGAITRFNLG, translated from the coding sequence ATGTCAGTCAATCTCGATGCCGACGACCTAGCCGATCAACTGCGTGTCGAATTCAAGGACGATGCGCAGGATCGACTCGATATTGTCTATCAGACGTTGGACAAACGGGCGAACAGCCTGCTGGCCGACGAGGAGGCTCTCATGATCCTCCGGCGCGAAGCCAGCAAGCTCCGCGGCATCGGCGCCTCCTGCGGATTCCCGCTGGTCAACCTGATCGCGCACCGCCTGGAGACCTATCTTGGCGGCAACCTCACCCGGCTGAACGAGCGCCAGATCGAGGATGTCACCCGGTTCGCCGACCGGCTCGCCCAGGCCGTGGACCGGGAAGAGCTCCCCGATGTCGCGACGACCAACCAGATCATCCGCACCCTGCCCGTCCGGTACGAGTTCGACATCACCGACATCGAGGTGCACGACGTCGAGATCATGCTGGTGACCCCGTCCAAGGTGGTGAGCAAGCTGGTCAGCACCGAGATGGCGGCCTGCGGCTTTCGAACCGTCATCGTGCGCGACCCGATCGAGTCGATCGCCCTGGCGGTCCGGATGCCGCCGGACATGATCATCGCATCGGCCGTGATGGATGGCCTGGGCGGGCTCGACCTGCTGCGCGGCCTGCGCGCCATGTCCCCCACCCGGGACATGCCCATGGCGCTGCTGACCAGCCTGGAGACCGGCATCAAGGATGTGCCGGAAGGCATCGCCGTGATCCGGGTCGGCACCCATTTCGGCGACGATTTCGCCGGGGCGATCACGCGCTTCAACCTGGGCTGA
- a CDS encoding DUF1186 domain-containing protein, with the protein METEQIISAFREATTVPVEAVGEAASRRDEMVPILTGVVARANDTPTPALAGEEGLLFLAVHLLGSWRATSAYRTVAGLLAQDSEKVDTLLGDAITVTAHRVMFNLFDGDPAPLMDLVENPAADCHVRRRMLDTLGMLTVAGRIERSALSDYLRRLQGNLAGDGDGVVSSGWAELIAQMGFTELRDAVEQSFCAGIIDPQFLSREDFERILADAQAGELLVGINDEYTPFGDTVTELRDWTIRDDWEGEAAEEEIDQEVARIARTLRQGEPALAGWDAPGYPAMAFPGMPSIGVGGQQTVLNPYRYVGRNDPCPCGSGRKFKRCCGQWK; encoded by the coding sequence ATGGAGACCGAGCAGATCATCTCTGCATTCAGGGAAGCGACGACCGTTCCGGTCGAAGCCGTTGGCGAAGCCGCGTCCCGGCGCGACGAGATGGTTCCGATCCTGACCGGGGTCGTCGCGCGGGCAAACGACACGCCGACGCCGGCGCTTGCCGGGGAAGAAGGCCTGCTGTTCCTGGCCGTGCATCTGCTCGGGTCCTGGCGCGCGACCTCGGCCTACCGGACGGTCGCGGGACTGCTGGCGCAGGACTCCGAGAAGGTCGATACGCTGCTGGGCGATGCCATCACCGTGACGGCACATCGCGTGATGTTCAACCTGTTCGATGGCGATCCGGCCCCGCTGATGGATCTCGTCGAGAATCCCGCCGCGGACTGCCATGTCAGGCGGCGCATGCTCGACACCTTGGGCATGCTGACGGTCGCCGGCCGGATCGAGCGGTCCGCCCTGTCGGACTATCTTCGACGCCTGCAGGGGAATCTGGCCGGTGACGGCGACGGCGTCGTGTCGTCCGGCTGGGCGGAACTGATCGCGCAGATGGGCTTCACCGAGCTGCGCGACGCGGTCGAGCAGAGTTTCTGTGCCGGGATCATCGATCCGCAGTTCCTGTCCCGGGAGGATTTCGAGCGGATCCTGGCCGATGCCCAGGCCGGGGAGCTGTTGGTCGGGATCAACGACGAATACACGCCGTTCGGCGATACCGTCACCGAACTCCGGGACTGGACGATCCGCGACGATTGGGAAGGTGAGGCCGCCGAGGAGGAGATCGACCAGGAGGTCGCCCGGATCGCCCGGACCCTGCGTCAGGGCGAACCTGCACTGGCGGGATGGGATGCACCCGGCTATCCCGCCATGGCTTTTCCGGGGATGCCGTCCATCGGCGTCGGCGGTCAGCAGACCGTCTTGAATCCGTACCGGTATGTCGGCCGCAACGACCCCTGTCCCTGCGGTAGCGGCCGGAAGTTCAAGAGGTGCTGCGGCCAGTGGAAATAA